The proteins below are encoded in one region of Lactuca sativa cultivar Salinas chromosome 3, Lsat_Salinas_v11, whole genome shotgun sequence:
- the LOC111884174 gene encoding uncharacterized protein LOC111884174: protein MAMHAGMGFSKIIILVGAGYTGTLMMKNGKLSDVLGELQALVKGYEEKQAGGAEGDHADAIAAQVRRLAMEVRQLASSRQITVLNGGSSGNVTSLVVPVAALGAVGYGYMWWKGFSFSDLMYVTKQNMSNAVSNLTKHLEQVSDALAAAKKHLTQRIENLDGKMDQQVEISKLIKSEVTDVRGDISQIGYDLDSLNRMVSGLNGKIMTLEEKQDLTNLGVWYLCNKADGNKLSGKAQEQLRLASKSVAGYLTTGSGGLQLLNLEEIVETIDPTDKSPKNGFSEDVDNKSRTLTRKNTVKFSS, encoded by the exons ATGGCGATGCATGCTGGAATGGGATTTTCTAAGATCATCATCTTAGTCGGAGCAG GGTACACTGGTACGTTGATGATGAAGAATGGTAAACTTTCGGATGTATTGGGCGAACTTCAG GCTTTGGTGAAAGGATATGAAGAAAAGCAGGCGGGTGGAGCTGAAGGTGATCATGCTGATGCAATTGCCGCTCAG GTTCGTCGATTGGCAATGGAGGTTCGACAGCTGGCGTCATCAAGGCAGATCACTGTTCTCAATGGTGGTTCAAGTG GTAATGTGACATCTTTAGTGGTACCAGTTGCTGCTTTGGGAGCTGTGGGTTATGGATACATGTGGTGGAAG GGGTTTTCGTTCTCAGACCTCATGTATGTGACAAAGCAAAACATGTCAAATGCTGTGTCAAACTTGACAAAACATCTGGAACAAGTGTCAGATGCTCTTGCT GCAGCAAAAAAACACCTGACACAGAGGATTGAGAACTTGGATGGAAAAATGGATCAACAAGTGGAAATATCTAAATTGATTAAAAGTGAGGTGACTGATGTTCGTGGTGATATTTCCCAAATTGGGTATGATTTGGATTCACTTAATAGAATGGTTTCTGGTTTG AATGGCAAGATAATGACTTTGGAAGAAAAGCAGGATCTAACCAACCTTGGAGTGTGGTACCTCTGCAACAAGGCTGATGGAAATAAGTTATCTGGCAAGGCACAG GAACAATTGAGACTAGCTAGCAAATCTGTTGCTGGTTATCTCACAACCGGGTCTGGGGGTTTGCAGCTGCTGAATCTTGAG GAAATTGTTGAAACTATAGATCCAACTGATAAATCGCCAAAAAATGGCTTCTCCGAAGATGTTGACAATAAATCAAGAACACTGACAag GAAAAATACGGTCAAGTTCAGTTCTTGA